atcttatatcggattgctcatctttattggggggacactttcctgctctgcACTCCTGTTTGCAGATTtattctcttcctggctcctactgccacagacagttctgtttggttaacggtcgcttttacctttgatcgttttgtagccattagttgtcagaagctgaaaacaaaatattgcaccgagaaaacttcaCTTGTGATTATCGTGACTTTGAGCACGCTGTTCGGTTTAAAGAACATTCCCCGGCCCTTTGTGTATATTCATTACTATACTGTTAACAATATACCGTGGGGTTGCCTTGTATCATCACAGTTTTATATTCTACCCACATGGATCGCATTTTCTTGGATTGAACAGCTGTTAACCCCGTTGCTtccattctgtttgattttattgtttaatgctctcaccgtcagacgcattttagtggccagtcgggCCCGAAGGAGCCTCCGGGACCTCAGCAATGGTGAGAATGACAAGGACCCTGAGATGAAGAACCGCAGAAGGTCCATCGTTTTACTTTTTGCCATATCCGGCAGTTTTATCCTGCTCTGGATGACAACGGTCGTATATTTTTTATATTACCGAATTTCAGGTGTCTTTAACCGCAGATCTTTCTATAACCCTTTCGCAACTTTCGAACAAGCGGGAATTCTGCTTCAGCTTCTGAGTTCCTGTACGAACACGGCCATTTACACAGTGACCCAgagtaagttcagagaggagctgctcaATGCGATTAAATATCCATTCACTCTAATTGGTAAACAGGTCAAATGAGGAAAATGATTGAAGTGAAGCGGGAACTGACTTCCCAACATCACAActcaattccagatcacaattatcACCTCAATTTACCAAAGGGACTCAGCATCAGGGCCATCGATATCTCCTTTAAACACATTTCTTATCAAAAGTTAgatcaaaattaaatttaacagcagCCGACATAAAATGAACAAAACTTTTCTCAAAACATGTTCCTGTattcagatcattttttaaacacGTCCTCAGGGAGTCTGACCTGAAATGTAATTGTCCGGAGGAAGGGCTGTGAATTAGCGACTGGATATTAGTTTCCACTGGACCGGACTAATAATCGAGCCCCGCCTACAGCATCTGTGGGGTTAATTCCCTTTCATTTCCGTGCCCCCTGAAAGCATTCCTGTAACTCCGATTGTCTGTGATATTTGAACAGCTGTTAATCCTCAATAGTCTGGGAATTACTGGTGTTGATCACACGAAAGGAATGTTTCGCTTTCAAATAAAACTCTGGCGCTGTTTTACAACAGCCGTTAAGTCTTTTTAACAAAATAACCGGGTTAATGAGCAGTCAAAATATCGGATAGAGGAATTTCACAGGATTAGATTAAATTTCCATCCGCCATTTCTTTAAATGGGAGGAGTGAGGCCGCCAGGTGGAAGGGTTTAACAGTCAGGattgaagaatcatagaatgatacagcacagaaagtggccattcgacccatcgtggctTGTACTGACTCTTtggaagagctttccaattagtcccactcccgcgaTCTTTCCCCATATcgctgcatttttttctttttcaagtatacatccgattcccttttgaaagttactattgaatgtgtttccaccgccctgtcaggcagtgcattccagatcacaacaactcactctgtaaaaaatattttcctcatgtcgcccctggttcttttgcgaattaccttaaacctgcgtcctctggttaccgacccttctgccactggaaacagtttctcctccttTCTTCtataaaaacccttcataatttagaacacctcaatcaaatctccccttaaccttctctgctctaaagagaacaaccccagtttctctagtctctccgtgTAATTGAAGAGAGTAAGGCCGGGTTAGCTGGAGGCACTGCCCCAGATGGGAGAACCAATGAATGAGGGAGTGCACAGAACGTCAGTGCTGGAGGATCAAAGAGTGTGGGACATGGAGATGTCGGGTTTGGCAAAGCTCGGAGAGGGCAAACCGTGGAGGGACTGACAGGGAATGTGTTGAGGGACAGGAAAACGATGGAGGTCAATGAGAACCGAgaagtggaggagtgggagggtggaggaatggagactGGCAGGGagatgattgaagagatggaggagtgggagggtggaggtatggagaccggtcgggaggtgattgaagaggtggaggagtgggagggtggagatatggagaccggcagggaggtgattgaagaggtggaggagtgggagggtggaggtatagaGACCGgtcgggaggtgattgaagaggtggaggagtgggagggtggaggtatagaGACCGgtcgggaggtgattgaagaggtggaggagtgggagggtggaggtatagaGACCGgtcgggaggtgattgaagaggtggaggagtgggagggtggaggaatggaggaGTAGGAGGGTGGAGATATGGAGACCGgtcgggaggtgattgaagagatggaggagtgggagggtggaggtatggaggagtgggagggtggagataTGGAGACCGgtcgggaggtgattgaagagatggaggagtgggagggtggaggtatggagaccggcagggaggtgattgaagaggtggaggagtgggagggtggagataTGGAGACCGgtcgggaggtgattgaagaggtggaggagtgggagggtggaggtatggagaccggcagggaggtgattgaagggatggaggagtgggagggtggaggtatggagaccggcagggaggtgattgaagagatggaggagtgggagggtggaggaatggagaccggcagggaggtgattgaagagatggaggagtgggagggtggaggaatggagaccggcagggaggtgattgaagagatggaggagtgggagggtggagatatggagaccggcagggaggtgattgaaggggtggaggagtgggagggtggaggtatggagaccggcagggaggtgattgaagaggtggaggagtgggagggtggaggtatggagaccggcagggaggtgattgaagaggtggaggagtgggagggtggaggtatggagaccggcagggaggtgattgaagaggtggaggagtgggagggtggaggtatggagaccggcagggaggtgattgaagggatggaggagtgggagggtggaggtatggagaccggcagggaggtgattgaagaggtggaggagtgggagggtggaggtatggagaccggcagggaggtgattgaagggatggaggagtgggagggtggaggtatggagaccggcagggaggtgattgaagaggtggaggagtgggagggtggaggtatggagaccggcagggaggtgattgaaggggtggaggagtgggagggtggaggtatggagaccggcagggaggtgattgaagaggtggaggagtgggagggtggaggaatggagaccgcggtgcagggaggtgattgaagagatggaggagtgggagggtggaggtatggagaccgcggtgcagggaggtgattgaagagatggagtcCAGAGGTAATGAACAAATGGGGAATAAAAACTTTGGAGGGACTGCACCTCAGAGAGTCGGAGACAGGGATTTTTATGGAAGCGGAAGGAACTGACACTGGTGAAGAATAAAATCGGGGAGAGCAAGCGCAGCTCTCAATCGAATAGGTTGTTCACTCCTGGTTCCGTGGGAGCCAGTTTACTAATAACCTGATGCTACATCTGACCAACTAGAGCCACTACACTATTTACACAATTCCACATCCGACACATTGTAGCTGATACGCTGTAAATATACTTGTTTTGTGCAGAAATACCACAGACACAATGCACAGAAACCCCAGTTTTTGCCACAGCAACAGACATGGTGCTCCAGGTCCATTTCACTGATAGACTTGGCGCTCTGCTCGATGGCCAATCTATTAACAATGAAATAAGGCAATCCGTTCTTTCTGTGGTTCACACATGTTTATTCTCAGGTAGATGTCTGACTCATAAAAATCCATCAAGGTTCTTAAGAATGAGGACAGGATGCGACTGGGAAATCCATATTAGTCCCTCCCGATGGTCTGATTTGTGAGCTCAATCTTTCCTTTCATGAGAACCATCCCACGTTCCGTATGTCCAGGGGCCTTGTCACCTCACAATGGAACCGCTCACCTTTTAACATGAACTTTCTGAGTGGACTTCACCAATTGTTTCCATGGATTGGGTGGTTAGCGTTGTTCACAAATAGATTTTTTCAGTGTGAAAGTGGTCTGATTGTTACCCTATTATTTTGTCAACATATCACCTTTCACCTTTGTTCGCTGTCTCTCTTCAACAATTCAATAAAACAAGGCAAAATATTTCTGTATTCGCAACTGCAAGATTGAAAATTCTCACGGAGCTCGGGAAGAACGATCTGTCGGAAAGATTCCATCTGAGCGCTAGAGTTAACCAAGTCCTGTCACTAAAATTTATGTAAAAGGCCTTTGTGATTTTGTTGCAATTAACGGAAAATGAAATATTTCCCCATAGAACTGAGAAACTTGCTCAATTTGGAATTGTTTAAAATTGATTGTCTGTCTGTTTGGTTTCACTTCTAAGCCTGAATTATGCTGAAATAAAGTACAAAAGTTGCATTTGGGTGTTCATTTGTATTTCTGTCTGCCAAGGGAGGAAGATTAACTCTGGCCACAATTCTTGGAAAcgaaacagataatctgttttagtgatgatgcttgagggataaattagGCCAGGACATCGAGGAGAACTCCCATTCTCTCTTCCAATAGTCTCATGAATCTTTTACACCCAtcagagagggcagaaggggccttggtttaaggtctcattcAAAAGGCCtcagacagggcagcactccctcaagactgcattgaagtgtcagcctagattatgtgttcaagaccctggagtgggacttgaacccacagccatctgactcagaggcgagagtgcgaccatgGAGTAAAGGCTGacacttgagaaggtgatggtggatcttcttcttgatccgctgcagtctgtATATTTTGTAGCAGTTTCGTACAACTGAgtgcttactaggccacttctaGGACAGTGAAACAGCCATCCACATTGGTTTGGGACTGGGGTCATACATAAGGACATCAGCTTTGCTTTTCTAAAGGGcattactgaaccagttgggtgtttacgacaatccaacagctccaTGGTCAGTTTTACTGATACCAATTTTTTatagagtcttacagcacagaaggaggccattcgacccatcatgcctgtgccggctctttgaaagaactatccaattagtcccacatccccAATCTTTCCCATTTACCTgcagtttttttcattttcaagtgcatatcccattcccttttgaaagtcactattgaatctgcttctacctcccttttcaggcagtacattccagatcataacaactcactgcattaaaaaattcttctcatttcccccctggcttttttgccaattatcttaaatctgtgtcctctggtacccaacactgctgccaatggaaacagtttctcccacctactctatcaaaaggcctcataattttgaacacctctatacacttctctacattaaatttcatctgccacgtgtctgcacatttccccagtctgtccatgtcctcctgaagtcttctcatatcctccacaatgtttaatacatttccaagctttatgtcagcagcaaactttgaaattatgcccccgatacacaagtccaggtcattaatatatatcaaaaatagcagtggtcctaatactgggggacaccattgtatATTTACCTCggtctgataaacaaccattcaccactacactaTACTTTCTGCCTCTTAGACAATTCCGTGTGCACgctgccaccgtccctttaattccatgagcttcatgtTTTCTAACCAGTCTATTATTGTCACTtgatcaaacaccttttcaaattccatatacacaatatcaactgatCTACTTTCACCAACCATCTCCGTcgtttcatcgaagaactcaatcaagtttgtcagacacgacttgcatttataaaatcccTGTtgcctgtcatttattaacccatgtttttatGGATTATTGTCTGtacaagtttctccaccaccatcgttaggctgaccggcctgtagttatTGGGTTTACCCCATCCCATTTTTTGACCTGGCGTGTAACATTTCCAACCCTCCGGTCCTCTGGCTCCACTCCCACATCCAAGGACGATTGAAATAttttggccagagcctccactatttccatcCTACCTACGCAcatcaacctgggatgcatcccatctggaccgggtgaattttctactttgaacgctgccaaccttttaagcaaccaatctttatttaattttttaccCTATTCAATTTCTCTGTTCCTTTTTCTTTACTGAGATTAGCAGCATCCTATCAATGTGGCCGAAACAATGTTTAGCTGAAACCAGAAAGAATAAGAAGTTTCCCGGTGcagaggttgagagaggaaaggtgagaGGGTGCAACTGGATAATGTgttcaaaggaagagaaggtgacagagcaggaaggggtgaggccaatgtCTGTTTGGAAGAGATCCACGGCAACACCACAGAGGTTGGGGGAGAAGGTGAATTGTACCAacaggcagtgaggattcagaaagCCTCTTGTACCTTGTTTGATCGGCCAAGTTGCAGTCAGAGAGAAAAaggcagggagaggggaaaaCAGCATATATAGATTCAGAcatacagggatacagggtcagacacacagagatacagggacagacacacagggttacagagtcagacacacagggattcaaggggtcagacacacagggatacagggtcagtcacacagggattcagggtcagactcacagggatacagagtcagacacaaagggatacagggtcagacacacagggttaCAGGGTCAGACaaacagggatacagggtcagacacacaggtataagaacataagaaattggagcaggagtaggccaatcggcccctcgagcctgctccgccattcaataagatcatggctgatctgatcctaccacaaatctaaagaacacaagaagtcggagcaggacccggccacatagcccctgggccctctccgccacccacagggcattgaccgatccgaactcagcttcatgtccaatttcctgcccgctccccataacccctaattccctttacttctaggaaactgtctatttctgttttaaatttatctaatgatgtagcttccacagcttcctggggcagcaaattccacagacctaccaccctctgagtgaagaagtttctcctcatctcagttttgaaagagcagccccttattctaagattatgccccctagttctagtttcacccatctttgggaacatccttactgcatccacccgatcaagacccttcacaatcttatatgtttcaataagatcgcctctcattcttctgaactccaatgagtagagtcccaatctactcaacctctcctcatatgtccgccccctcatccccgggattaaccgagtgaaccttctttgtactgcctcgagagcaagtatgtcttttcttaagtatggagaccaaaactgtatgcagtattccaggtgcggtctcaccaataccttatatatctgcagcaatacctccttgtttttatattctatcccactagcaataaaagccaacattccgttggctttcttgatcacctgctgcacctgcataccaactttttgattttcttgcactaggacccccagatccctttgtactgcagtactttccagtctctcgccattaagaaaataacttgctctctgatttttcctgccaaagtgcataacctcacattttccaatattatattgcatctgccaaatctccgcccactcacccagcctgtctatatccccttgcaggttttttatgtcctcctcactctctactttccctcccatctttgtatcatctgcaaattttgatatgttgcactcggtcccctcctccaaatcgttaatatagattgtaaagagttggggacccagcaccgacccctgtggaacaccactggttactggttgccagtccaaaaatgaaccatttatcccaactctctgcttcctgttcgataaccaatcctccacccatgccagaatattacccccaatcccgtgattttttatcttaactaataatcttttatgtggcaccttgtcgaatgccttctggaagtctaaatacactacgtccactggttcccctttatccaccctatacgttatatcctcgaagaactcaagcaaatttgtcagacatgacttccccttcataaagccatgctgactttgtcctattaaattatgcatatctaaatgttccgttactgtctccttaataatagactccaaaattttacccaccacagatgttaagctaactggcctataatttccagccttctgcctactaccctttttaaataacggtgttacattagcagttttccaatctgccgggacctctcctgagtccagggaattttggaaaactatcaccaaagcatccacaatccctactgccacttccctcaagaccctaggatggaagccgtcaggtccaggggatttatccgccttgagtcccattattttactgagtaccatctcctgagtgattttaatcgtatttagctcctcccccctgagagtcccctgtttgtccagtgttgggatattcttagtgtcctctactgtaaagactgaaacaaaatatttgttcagcatttttgccatctccatgtttcccaccattaatttcccggtctcatcctctaagggacctatgtttgccttagccaccctttttctttttatataactatagaaactcttgctatctgtttttatattttttgctaatttcttttcataatctaacttccctttcttaatcaatcctttagttactttttgctgtcttttgaagaattcccaatcttctatcctcccactaagtttggctaccttatatgtccttgtttttagtcggatactatccttgatttctttacttagccacggatggctttcatttcttttacacccttttttcctcagtggaatatatttattttgaaagttgtaaaataactccctaaatgaacaccactgctcatgtaccgtcttaccctttaatctattttcccagtccactttaatcaattccgctctcataccatcatagtctcctttattcaagctcagcacgcttgtttgagaatcaaccttctcaccctctaattggatatggaattcaaccatgttgtggtcgctggttccaaggggatccttaactaggacattattaattaatcctgactcattacacaggaccaggtccaaggttgcctgcccccttgtaggatcagttacatactgctcaagaaatccatccctgatgcactcaatgaactcgtcctcaaggctgctctgcccaatttgatttgtccagttaatatgataattaaaatcccccataattatggctgttcccttattacatgccccgactatctcctgattaatacttcttccagcagagttgcaactattaggaggcctatatactacgcccactaatgtttttttcccttattattccttatctccacccaaactgtttcattattttgatgctttgtcccaatatcatttctctgtattacagtgattccttcctttattaacatagccaccccacctccccttccttcctgcctgtccttcctgattgttaaataccctggcatatttaattcccagtcgttgtcaccctgcagccatgtttctgtaatggccacaagatcatacccatacgtagttatttgtgccgttaactcgtccattttattacgaatgctacgtgcattcagataaagaactttcaaatctgttttgtgacgcttagttcctgctttttccttttttaacactttacctattactccataccttctgtcccttcctgttacgctttcctctctctccctgctcaggttcccaaccccctgccactttagtttaaaccctccccaacagggtCAGacccacagggatacagggtcagacccacagggatacagggtcagacacacaggattcacagggtcagacacacagggatacagggtcagacacacagggatacagggtcagacacacaggattcacagggtcagacacacagggatacgggGTCaggcacacagggatacagggtcagacacacagggatacagggtcagacacacagggatacagggtcagacacacagggatacagggtcagacacacagagatacagggtcagacacacagggattcagggtcagacacacaggggttcacagggtcagacacacagggatacagggtcagacacacagggatacagggtcagacacacagggatacagggtcagacacacagagatacagggtcagacacacagggatacagagtcagacacacagggattcacagggtcagacacacagagattcagggtcagacacacagggattcagggtcagacacacagagatTCAGGGTcggacacacagggatacagggtcagacacacaggattcacagggtcagacacacagggatacagagtcagacacacaggattcacagggtcagacacacagagatacagagtcagacacacaggattcacagggtcagacacacagagatacagggtcagacacaaagggattcagggtcagacacacagggattcacagggtcagacactcaGGGAttcacagagtcagacacacagggatacagagtcagacacacagggattcacagggtcagacacacaggaatacagagtcagacacacagggattcacagggtcagacacacagggatacagagtcagacacacagggattcacagggtcagacacacagggatagagggtcggacacacagggatacagggtcagacacacagggatacagggtcagacacacagggatacagggtcagacacacagggatacagggtcagacacacagggatacagggtcagacacacagggattgacagggtcagacacacagggatacagggtcagacacacagggatacagggtcagacacacagggatacagggtcagacacacagggattcacagggtcagacacacagggatacagggtcagacacaaagggatacagggtcagacacacagggatacagggtcagacacacagggattgacagggtcagacacacagggatacagggtcagacacacagggatacagggtcagacacacagggattcacagggtcagacacacagggatacagggtcagacacacagggatacagggtcagacacacagggattgacagggtcagacacacagggatacagggtcagacacacagggatacagggtcagacacaca
The Heptranchias perlo isolate sHepPer1 unplaced genomic scaffold, sHepPer1.hap1 HAP1_SCAFFOLD_401, whole genome shotgun sequence genome window above contains:
- the LOC137312167 gene encoding probable G-protein coupled receptor 139; translation: MGLPLFTQIEFIYYPVLAAIGVPVNLLAIVILSRGKCGLSKCITRYLVAMATADLLVIVCNVILYRIAHLYWGDTFLLCTPVCRFILFLAPTATDSSVWLTVAFTFDRFVAISCQKLKTKYCTEKTSLVIIVTLSTLFGLKNIPRPFVYIHYYTVNNIPWGCLVSSQFYILPTWIAFSWIEQLLTPLLPFCLILLFNALTVRRILVASRARRSLRDLSNGENDKDPEMKNRRRSIVLLFAISGSFILLWMTTVVYFLYYRISGVFNRRSFYNPFATFEQAGILLQLLSSCTNTAIYTVTQSKFREELLNAIKYPFTLIGKQVK